The Methylomarinum sp. Ch1-1 genome contains the following window.
GCCGAGCGTGATGTCGTAAACAGAGCTTTGATTACCTTCGTTTCGCAACAAGCGATTGCCGTTTTCATCATATTGATAGCCAATTTCCGCGCCGTTGTTGACTTCGTTCTGCAGACGGTCCAGTTCGTCGTATTGATAAGCGTGACTGTCGCCGGTTGTGTTGAGGGTCAGCAGATTGCTGTTGGCGTCATAGCTGAGCACGCTGTTCTGACCGCTGCCCAGGGTTTGCGAAACCAGCCGGCCTTGCAGATCGTATCGCCGGGTCTCGCCGAGTCCGTTGCCGAAGTCGCGCCCGGTGATGCGGTGACTGGCGTCGTAACCGATATGGTCCAGGATGATTTGGCTGACGCCGGCTACGGTGGTGGTGATGCGTTCCACTCTGCCCAGGCTGTCGCGGTCATAATGTAGGGTGCGGCCGGACGGCAAGGTCTGGGCGATCAGACGATGCCCGGCGTCATACTGAAAGAACTGGCTATAATCGGTGCCGTCTCTATGCTCTGTGATCGCTGTCAGGTTGCCGTAGGCGTCGTAGGCCAGTTGGCTATCGCCGGCTTCGTCGCTGATTCGACACAAACGCCCGATGCCGAACGAACAGGTGTCATAGGTTAAGATGACGTCTTCGCGGGCGTCCGGATACTGGATCGCGATCAAACGGTTCAGCTCGTCGTACTCGTAGCGGACGCTAATGCCGCGGGCATCGGTCGCTTCGATCAGGTTGTCGTTGAGATCGTAGCGATAATCGATAACCCCGCGATCCGGACTGATTTCCTGGCGAATACGGCCGAGCGGGTCGACTTGATAATCGGTTTGCGCCCCGTTCGGCGCAATCACCTGGTTCAAGTGGCCGTTGTCGTCATAGGCGTAATCGGTGACGCCCAAGCGCGCATCGATGCGTTTTATCAGGCGATTGCCGGGATCGTAATCAAAATCGGTCGGCTGGCCGTTGGCATTGATTAACAGCGCCAAGTTGTCGGCCTGATCGTATTCGCTTTGTTGAACGCTGTCTTGGCCGCTGATATGCGGCTGCACGGTGTTGCGTAGGCGGCTGAGGGCGTCGAAACGCTGCGCCACGGTCGCCGCCAACGAACCATCGCCGTTGACGCTGTTGATCCGGGTTGGATTGCCGGCGGCGTCATAGCGATAGTCGATGCGTTGATTCAACGGGTCGCTGACGCTGATCAGGCGGCCGCGCGGATCGTAGTCCAGCGTCAGGGTGATATGATCCGGTGTGGTCAGGGTTTTCACCTGACCATCGGCATGATAGGTCAACGTGGTCACGCGATTTAGACCGCCGCTGCTGGGCGGTGTTTCGGTGATCGTATCGGGCAGCCCCTGAGCGTTATAGTGATAGCTTGTCACCAGACCGTTCGGATCGACGATTTCGACGACTTGGCCGGCATGGTTATAGTCGAAATGGGTTTCGTGCCCCAAGGCGTTGATCAGCGTTTCCAGATTGCCGTTAGCCGGATTGCGCACATATCGGGTCGCCTTGCGTTGACTGGCGTCCAGCGCCATCTGATTGGGGTCGGTGACCGAGGTCAGCAGGTTAAAGACCGGATCGTAGCTGTAGCGGGTGGTCGCATTGTTGTACGATTCGGTGACCGATACGAGATTGCCGGCCTCGTCGAACACCCGGTCGATATAACTGAGTTGGTCCGGGCGGTGGGTCCTGATGGGGTTGCCGTCGCCGTCACGGTCGATCACCGTCGTCAGATGATTGGCGTCGGTGCGTCGGATCAAGCGACCGAATGAATCGGTGTTGCTGTATTTGCTATGGCCTTCACCGTCGGTGAAAACGCTGATCGCGGCCTCGGGACGAACCACCGGCGCCGGGTTGTCGGCGCTGCCGAAGGCGCTGTCGGCATCGACCAAGCCGATGGTTTGTTCATGATCGGCTTGATGGACACTGCCGTCCGCGCGGGTGACTTGTTTGAGCCGGCCATTGCCGCGGTACTCGCGAACGCCGGTAAAGCCGCGTTCGTTGGCTTCGGTGGTCATCAAATGCCGGTGATCGTAGCCGAAACGCTTGAAAGCGCCGTCCGGGAAAGTGACCTGGATCAGGTTGTTGTCGTTGTCGAAGCGGAAGCGGGTCACCCGACCTGCCGGGTCGGTAACTTTGTCGAGTCGGCCGTCGGTATAGGTGAAGACGGTTTGCAAATCCGCCGGGTCGGTGATCGTGGACAACTGCCGGTCGCTGTTGTAAGCGTAGCGGGTGCGGTTGCCGTGACGGTCGACCACGTCGGTTTGCAGCCCTTCGGCGTTGAAGTGGATTTGTGTGCCGTTCTTTAAGGTGCGAGTGAAGCTGCCGTCGTCGTTGGCAACCAGCGTTGAATAATCGCCTGCCGACGCTGCATAATCCGATGTGGTAATGAAATGGGCGTAACGGACGCGTGCTTGAGAAGAATTGTAAAAACCGAATTTTCCGGGTACGAAACTGCCCGCTACATCGAAATAGGAATACTGGAGAATTAACGCTTTTTAGCTAAACACCCCCAGTTAACATCATGATCACGCCGATGCCGTACAGAACGATGATCGCCGCGCTTTCGGTGCCGATTTTGGCGATCCCCTGCTCCTCGCGCCGTATCAAGCCCAGGAACACAAGCAAGCTAGAAACTGAGGACATGACTTTGTACGCTGAAACAACGAAATCCATCGGCATAGCAGGGATTCGCTTTGTGACACCGGTAGAACGCCACAATGGCTTGGACCATCAAATTCTGGCGGTGCGGAAAGAAGTCTACGAGGCGGCCAAACAGAAACGCACTGAACGATGGAGTGGCGAAACCAAGAACAGGAATCCCATCGACGAAGCATGGCTTAATCCAGATAAAAAACAGGAGAAAACCGACGAAATTAGAGATGAGGCTGCATAGAAAACGTGACATCCATCTTGACAAACCTCTCCTTTTTTCACCGACAAAGTGGCTTTACGGGCCTTTGCCGACCACAGTATTGTCAACTACCGCTACGCTATCTGGAAGAAACTGCAGAAAAACCGCAGACTTCGGCAATTCTCTCGCCCGCATTAATGAATACGAACATAGCCAACGTTTTAACCGCGGCTTAATCCGGATTTGCCAAAATGCGATAGCTTCTGCAGAAGCTCATGGAAAAAGCCATTAGAGTTTCTAATGCTTTGTTTTACAACCCTGAGGACACGAAAAAATGATTCCTTTCAACAGCCCCCTAATCGTAGCGGCGGTGGCGCTGGCGCTGACACCAGTCGGCGTATTGGCGAAACCCGACCCGATCAGACATTTCGGCAAAAAATCCCCTTTCACGATAGATGATCTGCCGGCCAGCAAGGCCAAAACCAAACTCAAGGCCCTGCGCGGCAACAGAAGGCAGAAAGCGATGAACTGGCTGCACTCCTTCGCCTTCACCGATCGTGATTTGAAACACCTGCATATCGATGATGATGGCGGTGTGCTTTATGGCGATGTCTTCGATCTAAGCGACTTGACCGAAACGAGCAGCGACGGTGTCGAGCAACCGCTAGCGGTCAGCGCCGCCGACACCTTCAAACTGCACAGCAAACCCGGCGCCAGCAATATCATCTACATCGATGTAAACGGCCATACCCTCAGCGGCACGGCATGGAACAGCGGTTCGGCCAGCATCCAGGCCCAGCCATACGATAGCGATGGCGACACGACGGGCTTCAGCGCCTTGGAACTGGCGGAGATCGCCGAAATTTGGCACCGGGTCGCGGAAGACTATGTCCCATTCGATGTCGATGTCACGACCGAGGAACCCGGCAGTTTCGGGCCGACTACCGGCCGCCTCCTGATTACCCATAACGAAGATGCAGCCGGAAACCCCATGCCTTATGCCAGTGCCGGCGGCGTCGCCTATGTCAATGTCTGGGGACGCAGCAATTACGCCAGTTATTATTCGCCGGCCTTGGTCTACTACAACAATCTGGCCACCTTCCCGCCTTATATCGCCGAAGCCGCCTCCCATGAAATGGGACATAATCTCAGCCTGTCGCACGATGGCACCTCGACGCAATCCTATTATGGCGGCCACGGCACCGGCTTTGTCTCCTGGGGGCCCATCATGGGAGTCGGTTATTACGGCAATGTGACCCAATGGAGCAAGGGCGAATACAACGACGCTTCGCAGACCGAGGATGACATCGCCCTGATCGGTCAACGTCTAACCGTCCGGACCGACGATCATGGCGACGATCTATTCAACCCGACGGCCTTATTGATCGATGAACAAGGCAATATTTCGGTCACCTCGCCGGAGGCCGACCCGCATAACCTTGCGCCTTACAACAAAGGCATTATAGAGACCCGCAGCGATGTCGATTTCTTTGCCTTCGACGCCGGCTCGGGCGCGTTGGAAATCACCGTCACACCGGCCTGGGATTCCTTTTATCGCAGTTCCCGCCGCGGCGCCAATCTGGACATCCAGGCTACACTTTATGATTGGGACGGCCAAGTGATCGCCAGCAGTGACCCGCTCGATGAAACCGATGCCCGGATTAACGCTAGCGTCGAAAATGGACAATACTTGCTAGCTGTTAGCGGCGTCGGCAACGATGTCACGCCTTATTCCGATTATGGCAGCGTGGGACAATATTTCATTTCCGGCGCCGTTACACCATTCAGCACAAACAACGACACGACCCCGCCGAATCCCGATCCTATGAGCTGGAGCGTCGCGCCTTACAGCGTGTCGCGCACCAGCATCGCCATGCAGGCGAGCCCCGCCAGCGATGATTCCGGTGCGGTGGAATATCTGTTCAGCTGTGTCAGCGGCGGGTGCGGCGACAGCGGTTGGCAAACATCCAATCAATATACGGCCATGGACTTGCAAGCTGGCACAGCTTACGGTTTTCAGGTAACCGCCCGTGACGCCTATGGCAACGAAACTCAACCATCGATCGTCGCCAGTGCGGCAACGGCAAGCAATGCAAATCCGCAAAGCAATGACGCCAACATCACTACCGCGGAAGACCAAAGTCTCAGCATTGAGCTGTCAGCCTTGGCCTCCGACGACGATGGCGACCCGCTCAGTTTCACGATTCAATCGCCGCCGGCTAATGGCTCTGTCGTCAACCATAACAATGGTAGCGTCATGTATACGCCAAACGCCGATTTCTACGGCGCCGACAGCTTCGTTTATAGCGTGCATGACGGTTTCGGCGGCAGCAGCGCTGCCAGTGTGACGATCGAGGTGAGTCCGGTCAACGATGCGCCGGTTGCCGCCGTATCGGCGCCCGCCGATAATGCGACATTGACCGTCGCCTTTTCCAGCGCCGGTTCTTTTGATCCCGATACTAACGATGCATTGAGCTATCAGTGGAACTTCGGCGACGGCAGCGGTTCATCGGCCGCCAATCCCAGCCACAGCTATAGCGCAGCCGGCACTTACAATGTCACGTTAACGGTCACCGACCCAGGAGGGCTTTCCGACAGCGCCAGCGTCACCACGACAGTCAACAATCCTGACAATATGTTGCCGGGCACTCCCGGCGCGCTGTCTTACAGCGTCGATAAAGTCGTTAGCGGCTGGGGCTGGAGGAAAACCATCAGTGGCACGGTCTTGTTGGGCTGGGGCAGAGCGGAACTCGCCAGCGAATACGAAGTCTGGCGTTGTGAAGAAATCACCTCGGGCAGAGGTAAAAACAAAACCACCCGCTGCGACTATTCCAGCTGGTTGGCGGTCACCGGCGAAACTCGCTATACGACTCCGTTAATCGATGGCGCCGTACATTATAAAGTCAGAGCCCGCAACGCTAACGGCGTTTCCGACTTCACTAATGAGGTCGTCGTTTCGCCTTAATCCACGACAAAAGCCCCGTCAGGGGCTTTTTTATCCGTTCAAGCATCGCAGTCAGCCGCTGATTATTTTCTGTTAGACCCGCTTTAAACAGGAAGTCCGGGCTGTTCCAGGTAGCTGATTGGGTATGGCAGATTTTGCAAAGAGCAAAGTCTGCCATGTCACATACGCTTTTCCCCAAGCCAACTAGCGCATTCTTAATTGACATTTAAATCATGCGCTAAAGCCTCTGAAATCATGCTGCCACCGCCGGCCGACTCCTTAAGCGGAGGAAATCGTCATTTTTAAATCCCCCCGATAGCAATCCCGGATAAATCGCAGTACAATACCCCGCGATCAGATAACAGATGTTGAATTACAAAACCTTCGACCACCGCGGCATGCAGGATTGCCGGCTAAGCAGGAGCCACAGTAGGCATACCGCTCGTGTTTCCAGGTTATCAATATTGTCGCTCTGTGTAACTATAGTTTTATTTTGTAGGAGTTTTCCAAATGGCAACAGGCACCGTAAAGTGGTTTAACAACACTAAAGGTTTTGGTTTTATTGAGCCTTCTGAAGGCAACGAAGACGTCTTCGTTCATCATTCGGTCATTCTAGGCGATGGTTTTAAAACACTATCACCTGGCCAATCGGTTGTATTTGACATTGAATCTGGTCCCAAAGGCCTCACAGCGGCGAATGTTCAGCCCCAATAAGCGCTGAACTTTAGGCTAACAAGGCTCTTTTTGACAAGGGCCTTTTTTATGCTTGAAGGAAGCAAGCACCTGCGCCCCTTACTTCCACTATTTGTGGCCCTGATTCAACCCCTTCCGGGCCGAACTGGCTAATTCGCTATATTGCTTGCGCAGTACGGTCAATTCCCGTTCCTCCATTTCTTCCAAATCCAACAGCGCGTTATTCGCTCCGTCGATTGAGCGGATTAACTCATCCAATTTGACCTGCAATGCTTCGGTGTCACGATTCTGCGTATGCTGAATCAGAAACACCATCAGAAACGTCACGAT
Protein-coding sequences here:
- a CDS encoding RHS repeat-associated core domain-containing protein, yielding MVDRHGNRTRYAYNSDRQLSTITDPADLQTVFTYTDGRLDKVTDPAGRVTRFRFDNDNNLIQVTFPDGAFKRFGYDHRHLMTTEANERGFTGVREYRGNGRLKQVTRADGSVHQADHEQTIGLVDADSAFGSADNPAPVVRPEAAISVFTDGEGHSKYSNTDSFGRLIRRTDANHLTTVIDRDGDGNPIRTHRPDQLSYIDRVFDEAGNLVSVTESYNNATTRYSYDPVFNLLTSVTDPNQMALDASQRKATRYVRNPANGNLETLINALGHETHFDYNHAGQVVEIVDPNGLVTSYHYNAQGLPDTITETPPSSGGLNRVTTLTYHADGQVKTLTTPDHITLTLDYDPRGRLISVSDPLNQRIDYRYDAAGNPTRINSVNGDGSLAATVAQRFDALSRLRNTVQPHISGQDSVQQSEYDQADNLALLINANGQPTDFDYDPGNRLIKRIDARLGVTDYAYDDNGHLNQVIAPNGAQTDYQVDPLGRIRQEISPDRGVIDYRYDLNDNLIEATDARGISVRYEYDELNRLIAIQYPDAREDVILTYDTCSFGIGRLCRISDEAGDSQLAYDAYGNLTAITEHRDGTDYSQFFQYDAGHRLIAQTLPSGRTLHYDRDSLGRVERITTTVAGVSQIILDHIGYDASHRITGRDFGNGLGETRRYDLQGRLVSQTLGSGQNSVLSYDANSNLLTLNTTGDSHAYQYDELDRLQNEVNNGAEIGYQYDENGNRLLRNEGNQSSVYDITLGGNQLEAIDNQLLTYDAAGHLIRDAQGRTFVYNNAGRLTAILQNGVTVAEYRYHGNGQRSHKLIGATVIHYHYDLLGNLISETNADGSARKDYVWLGREPVAQIDHTASGETLHYLHSDHLHTPRLATDASRSITWRWESQAFGDSQPQSFGATVNLRFPGQYYDAESGLYYNWHRYYDPKTGRYITSDPIGLNGGLNSYGYVGGNPLIYSDPKGLIIWDILDFGFFAQSLYEYYQCSSTDNAINLGLDAIGLFPGIPALGTLRRIDDAVDVTNRAGQLAANKAAGKAAEAQAAKDLVAEGNTILGSQVSVRTAEGRRVIDHLVQDANGTIRAVEVKAGGAVRNASQLAKDNALATQGGELLLVRMPRQLFVAKIWLLRLLKGVIK
- a CDS encoding Ig-like domain-containing protein encodes the protein MIPFNSPLIVAAVALALTPVGVLAKPDPIRHFGKKSPFTIDDLPASKAKTKLKALRGNRRQKAMNWLHSFAFTDRDLKHLHIDDDGGVLYGDVFDLSDLTETSSDGVEQPLAVSAADTFKLHSKPGASNIIYIDVNGHTLSGTAWNSGSASIQAQPYDSDGDTTGFSALELAEIAEIWHRVAEDYVPFDVDVTTEEPGSFGPTTGRLLITHNEDAAGNPMPYASAGGVAYVNVWGRSNYASYYSPALVYYNNLATFPPYIAEAASHEMGHNLSLSHDGTSTQSYYGGHGTGFVSWGPIMGVGYYGNVTQWSKGEYNDASQTEDDIALIGQRLTVRTDDHGDDLFNPTALLIDEQGNISVTSPEADPHNLAPYNKGIIETRSDVDFFAFDAGSGALEITVTPAWDSFYRSSRRGANLDIQATLYDWDGQVIASSDPLDETDARINASVENGQYLLAVSGVGNDVTPYSDYGSVGQYFISGAVTPFSTNNDTTPPNPDPMSWSVAPYSVSRTSIAMQASPASDDSGAVEYLFSCVSGGCGDSGWQTSNQYTAMDLQAGTAYGFQVTARDAYGNETQPSIVASAATASNANPQSNDANITTAEDQSLSIELSALASDDDGDPLSFTIQSPPANGSVVNHNNGSVMYTPNADFYGADSFVYSVHDGFGGSSAASVTIEVSPVNDAPVAAVSAPADNATLTVAFSSAGSFDPDTNDALSYQWNFGDGSGSSAANPSHSYSAAGTYNVTLTVTDPGGLSDSASVTTTVNNPDNMLPGTPGALSYSVDKVVSGWGWRKTISGTVLLGWGRAELASEYEVWRCEEITSGRGKNKTTRCDYSSWLAVTGETRYTTPLIDGAVHYKVRARNANGVSDFTNEVVVSP
- a CDS encoding cold-shock protein gives rise to the protein MATGTVKWFNNTKGFGFIEPSEGNEDVFVHHSVILGDGFKTLSPGQSVVFDIESGPKGLTAANVQPQ